A window from Dama dama isolate Ldn47 chromosome 11, ASM3311817v1, whole genome shotgun sequence encodes these proteins:
- the TMSB10 gene encoding thymosin beta-10, producing the protein MADKPDMGEINSFDKAKLKKTETQEKNTLPTKETIEQEKQAK; encoded by the exons ATGGCAGACAAGCCCGACATGGGGGAAATCAACAGCTTCGATAAGGCCAAGCTGAAGAAGACTGAGACGCAGGAGAAGAACACCCTGCCGACCAAAGAGA CCATTGAGCAGGAGAAGCAAGCAAAGTGA